In the Vitis vinifera cultivar Pinot Noir 40024 chromosome 2, ASM3070453v1 genome, one interval contains:
- the LOC100245142 gene encoding uncharacterized protein LOC100245142 isoform X2, which translates to MDGFNVEEDEEAAGKRGSGDPSACSHGHARHRRSKSFFFSASDKKLDVSRGGVSCSTRRDLKESHRRPHELSPSTRTHAAPSTLHEHPGHIKRNTSSTHRTSLEKDIEQLQLRLQQEKSMRTMLERAMGRASSTLSPGHRHFAAETKELIAEIELLEEEVANREQHVLTLYRSIFEQCVSRPPSEQSSSMASPAHTKNESRKHPSIISSAFCSSKKFPLRPFQVLTSMNDKGKKTSMLQSKSKHASLLSSKGSIHFEKTCSDTDKVHEKLPTMDRSMLRTLKDHLYQCPSKLSEEMVRCMAAVYCWLRGAASVNPEKNRSPLLSRSSTNVILPRRGIEEDREWSCKSVVEISWISTDKSQFSRASYAINNYRVLVEQLEKVNVSQMESNAQTAFWVNVYNSLVMHAYLAYGIPHSSIRRLALFHKAAYNIGGYIVSANAIEQSIFCFRTPRIGRWLETILSTAMRKKSGEERQLISSKFGLPSSQPLVCFALCTGAFSDPVLKVYTASNIKEELEVAKREFLQANVIVKKSRKVFLPKVLERFAKEASISSDDLLKWVTENVDKKLHDSIQKCIDHKTNKKASQFIEWLPYNSRFRYVFTRDLTEKP; encoded by the exons ATGGATGGTTTCAATGTAGAGGAGGATGAAGAAGCAGCTGGGAAGAGAGGAAGTGGAGATCCCTCGGCATGTTCCCATGGCCATGCTCGACACAGGCGTTCTAAAAG TTTTTTTTTCAGTGCATCTGACAAAAAATTGGATGTTTCAAGAGGTGGAGTTTCTTGTTCCACACGGAGAGACTTGAAGGAATCGCATAGAAGGCCTCAT GAATTGTCACCTTCAACAAGGACTCACGCGGCGCCAAGTACTCTTCATGAACACCCTGGTCATATTAAGAGGAATACTTCATCAACCCATCGAACCTCCTTGGAGAAAGAC ATTGAGCAGCTGCAATTGCGTTTGCAGCAAGAGAAATCCATGCGCACTATGCTTGAGAGGGCGATGGGTCGAGCTTCTAGTACATTGTCACCTGGGCATAGGCATTTTGCTGCTGAG ACGAAGGAGTTGATTGCTGAGATTGAATTACTTGAAGAAGAGGTTGCAAATCGTGAACAACATGTTCTCACTCTCTATAGGAGCATTTTTGAACAATGCGTTAGTCGACCGCCTTCTGAGCAAAGCTCAAGCATGGCTTCTCCTGCCCATACAAAAAATGAATCAAGGAAACACCCAAGTATAATTTCAAGTGCATTTTGCTCCTCAAAGAAGTTCCCTTTGCGACCTTTCCAAGTTCTGACTTCTATGAAtgacaagggaaaaaaaacctcAATGTTGCAGTCCAAGAGTAAACATGCTTCATTGTTAAGTAGCAAAGGCAGCATTCATTTTGAGAAGACTTGTTCAGACACTGATAAG GTGCATGAAAAGTTACCAACCATGGACAGAAGTATGCTGCGGACTCTGAAAGATCATCTCTACCAGTGCCCAAGCAAATTGTCCGAGGAAATGGTCAGGTGTATGGCTGCAGTATATTGCTGGCTTCGTGGTGCGGCATCTGTGAATCCAGAGAAAAATCGATCACCGTTATTGTCAAGGTCATCCACTAATGTTATACTCCCTCGTCGTGGTATTGAAGAAGACCGGGAATGGTCTTGTAAATCTGTGGTAGAAATATCTTGGATATCAACAGACAAAAGTCAATTCTCTCGTGCATCGTACGCCATCAACAACTATAG AGTTCTCGTGGAACAACTGGAAAAGGTGAATGTCAGCCAGATGGAAAGCAATGCCCAAACTGCATTTTGGGTTAATGTGTACAATTCTCTAGTTATGCAT GCATATCTAGCATATGGAATTCCCCACAGTTCGATTAGAAGGTTGGCCTTGTTTCACAAG GCTGCTTACAACATTGGAGGGTACATCGTAAGTGCAAATGCCATAGAGCAGTCAATATTTTGCTTCCGTACACCCCGAATTGGCCGG TGGCTTGAGACCATCCTTTCAACGGCCATGAGGAAAAAATCTGGTGAAGAAAGGCAACTCATCAGCTCAAAATTTGGTCTTCCGAGTTCTCAACCCCTTGTTTGCTTTGCACTTTGTACTGGAGCTTTTTCTGACCCCGTG ctGAAAGTCTACACTGCTTCAAATATTAAAGAAGAACTGGAAGTGGCAAAAAGGGAGTTTCTTCAAGCAAATGTAATTGTGAAGAAGTCAAGGAAAGTGTTTCTACCAAAGGTGCTCGAAAGATTCGCCAAGGAAGCCTCGATAAGCTCTGACGATCTTCTCAAGTGGGTCACTGAAAATGTTGATAAGAAGCTCCATGATTCAATACAGAAGTGCATTGACCATAAAACCAACAAGAAGGCATCTCAGTTCATAGAATGGTTACCTTACAATTCAAGGTTCCGCTACGTGTTTACAAGGGATTTAACAGAGAAGCCATG A
- the LOC100245142 gene encoding uncharacterized protein LOC100245142 isoform X1, giving the protein MDGFNVEEDEEAAGKRGSGDPSACSHGHARHRRSKSFFFSASDKKLDVSRGGVSCSTRRDLKESHRRPHELSPSTRTHAAPSTLHEHPGHIKRNTSSTHRTSLEKDIEQLQLRLQQEKSMRTMLERAMGRASSTLSPGHRHFAAETKELIAEIELLEEEVANREQHVLTLYRSIFEQCVSRPPSEQSSSMASPAHTKNESRKHPSIISSAFCSSKKFPLRPFQVLTSMNDKGKKTSMLQSKSKHASLLSSKGSIHFEKTCSDTDKVHEKLPTMDRSMLRTLKDHLYQCPSKLSEEMVRCMAAVYCWLRGAASVNPEKNRSPLLSRSSTNVILPRRGIEEDREWSCKSVVEISWISTDKSQFSRASYAINNYRVLVEQLEKVNVSQMESNAQTAFWVNVYNSLVMHAYLAYGIPHSSIRRLALFHKAAYNIGGYIVSANAIEQSIFCFRTPRIGRWLETILSTAMRKKSGEERQLISSKFGLPSSQPLVCFALCTGAFSDPVLKVYTASNIKEELEVAKREFLQANVIVKKSRKVFLPKVLERFAKEASISSDDLLKWVTENVDKKLHDSIQKCIDHKTNKKASQFIEWLPYNSRFRYVFTRDLTEKPWWV; this is encoded by the exons ATGGATGGTTTCAATGTAGAGGAGGATGAAGAAGCAGCTGGGAAGAGAGGAAGTGGAGATCCCTCGGCATGTTCCCATGGCCATGCTCGACACAGGCGTTCTAAAAG TTTTTTTTTCAGTGCATCTGACAAAAAATTGGATGTTTCAAGAGGTGGAGTTTCTTGTTCCACACGGAGAGACTTGAAGGAATCGCATAGAAGGCCTCAT GAATTGTCACCTTCAACAAGGACTCACGCGGCGCCAAGTACTCTTCATGAACACCCTGGTCATATTAAGAGGAATACTTCATCAACCCATCGAACCTCCTTGGAGAAAGAC ATTGAGCAGCTGCAATTGCGTTTGCAGCAAGAGAAATCCATGCGCACTATGCTTGAGAGGGCGATGGGTCGAGCTTCTAGTACATTGTCACCTGGGCATAGGCATTTTGCTGCTGAG ACGAAGGAGTTGATTGCTGAGATTGAATTACTTGAAGAAGAGGTTGCAAATCGTGAACAACATGTTCTCACTCTCTATAGGAGCATTTTTGAACAATGCGTTAGTCGACCGCCTTCTGAGCAAAGCTCAAGCATGGCTTCTCCTGCCCATACAAAAAATGAATCAAGGAAACACCCAAGTATAATTTCAAGTGCATTTTGCTCCTCAAAGAAGTTCCCTTTGCGACCTTTCCAAGTTCTGACTTCTATGAAtgacaagggaaaaaaaacctcAATGTTGCAGTCCAAGAGTAAACATGCTTCATTGTTAAGTAGCAAAGGCAGCATTCATTTTGAGAAGACTTGTTCAGACACTGATAAG GTGCATGAAAAGTTACCAACCATGGACAGAAGTATGCTGCGGACTCTGAAAGATCATCTCTACCAGTGCCCAAGCAAATTGTCCGAGGAAATGGTCAGGTGTATGGCTGCAGTATATTGCTGGCTTCGTGGTGCGGCATCTGTGAATCCAGAGAAAAATCGATCACCGTTATTGTCAAGGTCATCCACTAATGTTATACTCCCTCGTCGTGGTATTGAAGAAGACCGGGAATGGTCTTGTAAATCTGTGGTAGAAATATCTTGGATATCAACAGACAAAAGTCAATTCTCTCGTGCATCGTACGCCATCAACAACTATAG AGTTCTCGTGGAACAACTGGAAAAGGTGAATGTCAGCCAGATGGAAAGCAATGCCCAAACTGCATTTTGGGTTAATGTGTACAATTCTCTAGTTATGCAT GCATATCTAGCATATGGAATTCCCCACAGTTCGATTAGAAGGTTGGCCTTGTTTCACAAG GCTGCTTACAACATTGGAGGGTACATCGTAAGTGCAAATGCCATAGAGCAGTCAATATTTTGCTTCCGTACACCCCGAATTGGCCGG TGGCTTGAGACCATCCTTTCAACGGCCATGAGGAAAAAATCTGGTGAAGAAAGGCAACTCATCAGCTCAAAATTTGGTCTTCCGAGTTCTCAACCCCTTGTTTGCTTTGCACTTTGTACTGGAGCTTTTTCTGACCCCGTG ctGAAAGTCTACACTGCTTCAAATATTAAAGAAGAACTGGAAGTGGCAAAAAGGGAGTTTCTTCAAGCAAATGTAATTGTGAAGAAGTCAAGGAAAGTGTTTCTACCAAAGGTGCTCGAAAGATTCGCCAAGGAAGCCTCGATAAGCTCTGACGATCTTCTCAAGTGGGTCACTGAAAATGTTGATAAGAAGCTCCATGATTCAATACAGAAGTGCATTGACCATAAAACCAACAAGAAGGCATCTCAGTTCATAGAATGGTTACCTTACAATTCAAGGTTCCGCTACGTGTTTACAAGGGATTTAACAGAGAAGCCATGGTGggtataa
- the LOC100258739 gene encoding probable aquaporin TIP-type — protein sequence MVKLAFGSFGDSFSVGSLKAYLSEFNATLLFVFAGVGSAIAYGKLTSDAALDPPGLVAVAIAHAFALFVGVSIAANISGGHLNPAVTFGLAIGGHITILTGIFYVIAQCLGSIVACLLLKFATNGESIPTHGVAAGMNAIEGVVMEIVITFALVYTVYATAADPKKGSLGIIAPIAIGFIVGANILAAGPFSGGSMNPARSFGPAVVSGDFSENWIYWVGPLVGGGLAGLVYGNIFIECYASVPTSDEYA from the exons ATGGTGAAGCTTGCCTTTGGTAGCTTTGGTGACTCTTTCAGTGTCGGGTCGCTCAAGGCCTATCTGTCCGAGTTTAATGCTACTCTTCTTTTTGTGTTTGCTGGGGTTGGATCCGCAATTGCTTATG GTAAACTGACATCAGATGCAGCATTGGATCCACCTGGCCTGGTGGCAGTGGCCATCGCGCATGCTTTTGCTCTGTTTGTGGGGGTCTCCATCGCTGCCAACATCTCAGGCGGTCATTTGAACCCAGCTGTCACCTTTGGATTGGCCATCGGAGGCCACATTACCATCCTAACTGGCATCTTCTACGTGATAGCTCAGTGTCTTGGCTCCATTGTTGCTTGCCTTCTCCTTAAATTTGCCACTAATGGGGAG AGCATACCGACTCATGGTGTTGCCGCCGGGATGAACGCGATTGAGGGCGTAGTGATGGAAATTGTTATAACCTTTGCACTGGTCTACACTGTCTACGCCACCGCTGCCGACCCCAAGAAGGGCTCACTCGGAATAATCGCACCCATTGCAATAGGGTTCATAGTGGGTGCCAATATTTTGGCCGCCGGTCCATTCAGCGGCGGTTCAATGAACCCGGCTCGATCATTCGGTCCAGCAGTGGTCAGCGGCGATTTCTCAGAGAATTGGATATATTGGGTGGGGCCACTTGTGGGAGGAGGACTGGCTGGATTGGTGTACGGGAACATTTTCATTGAATGTTATGCCTCAGTGCCCACCTCCGATGAATATGCTTAA
- the LOC100245142 gene encoding uncharacterized protein LOC100245142 isoform X4 yields MDGFNVEEDEEAAGKRGSGDPSACSHGHARHRRSKSASDKKLDVSRGGVSCSTRRDLKESHRRPHELSPSTRTHAAPSTLHEHPGHIKRNTSSTHRTSLEKDIEQLQLRLQQEKSMRTMLERAMGRASSTLSPGHRHFAAETKELIAEIELLEEEVANREQHVLTLYRSIFEQCVSRPPSEQSSSMASPAHTKNESRKHPSIISSAFCSSKKFPLRPFQVLTSMNDKGKKTSMLQSKSKHASLLSSKGSIHFEKTCSDTDKVHEKLPTMDRSMLRTLKDHLYQCPSKLSEEMVRCMAAVYCWLRGAASVNPEKNRSPLLSRSSTNVILPRRGIEEDREWSCKSVVEISWISTDKSQFSRASYAINNYRVLVEQLEKVNVSQMESNAQTAFWVNVYNSLVMHAYLAYGIPHSSIRRLALFHKAAYNIGGYIVSANAIEQSIFCFRTPRIGRWLETILSTAMRKKSGEERQLISSKFGLPSSQPLVCFALCTGAFSDPVLKVYTASNIKEELEVAKREFLQANVIVKKSRKVFLPKVLERFAKEASISSDDLLKWVTENVDKKLHDSIQKCIDHKTNKKASQFIEWLPYNSRFRYVFTRDLTEKP; encoded by the exons ATGGATGGTTTCAATGTAGAGGAGGATGAAGAAGCAGCTGGGAAGAGAGGAAGTGGAGATCCCTCGGCATGTTCCCATGGCCATGCTCGACACAGGCGTTCTAAAAG TGCATCTGACAAAAAATTGGATGTTTCAAGAGGTGGAGTTTCTTGTTCCACACGGAGAGACTTGAAGGAATCGCATAGAAGGCCTCAT GAATTGTCACCTTCAACAAGGACTCACGCGGCGCCAAGTACTCTTCATGAACACCCTGGTCATATTAAGAGGAATACTTCATCAACCCATCGAACCTCCTTGGAGAAAGAC ATTGAGCAGCTGCAATTGCGTTTGCAGCAAGAGAAATCCATGCGCACTATGCTTGAGAGGGCGATGGGTCGAGCTTCTAGTACATTGTCACCTGGGCATAGGCATTTTGCTGCTGAG ACGAAGGAGTTGATTGCTGAGATTGAATTACTTGAAGAAGAGGTTGCAAATCGTGAACAACATGTTCTCACTCTCTATAGGAGCATTTTTGAACAATGCGTTAGTCGACCGCCTTCTGAGCAAAGCTCAAGCATGGCTTCTCCTGCCCATACAAAAAATGAATCAAGGAAACACCCAAGTATAATTTCAAGTGCATTTTGCTCCTCAAAGAAGTTCCCTTTGCGACCTTTCCAAGTTCTGACTTCTATGAAtgacaagggaaaaaaaacctcAATGTTGCAGTCCAAGAGTAAACATGCTTCATTGTTAAGTAGCAAAGGCAGCATTCATTTTGAGAAGACTTGTTCAGACACTGATAAG GTGCATGAAAAGTTACCAACCATGGACAGAAGTATGCTGCGGACTCTGAAAGATCATCTCTACCAGTGCCCAAGCAAATTGTCCGAGGAAATGGTCAGGTGTATGGCTGCAGTATATTGCTGGCTTCGTGGTGCGGCATCTGTGAATCCAGAGAAAAATCGATCACCGTTATTGTCAAGGTCATCCACTAATGTTATACTCCCTCGTCGTGGTATTGAAGAAGACCGGGAATGGTCTTGTAAATCTGTGGTAGAAATATCTTGGATATCAACAGACAAAAGTCAATTCTCTCGTGCATCGTACGCCATCAACAACTATAG AGTTCTCGTGGAACAACTGGAAAAGGTGAATGTCAGCCAGATGGAAAGCAATGCCCAAACTGCATTTTGGGTTAATGTGTACAATTCTCTAGTTATGCAT GCATATCTAGCATATGGAATTCCCCACAGTTCGATTAGAAGGTTGGCCTTGTTTCACAAG GCTGCTTACAACATTGGAGGGTACATCGTAAGTGCAAATGCCATAGAGCAGTCAATATTTTGCTTCCGTACACCCCGAATTGGCCGG TGGCTTGAGACCATCCTTTCAACGGCCATGAGGAAAAAATCTGGTGAAGAAAGGCAACTCATCAGCTCAAAATTTGGTCTTCCGAGTTCTCAACCCCTTGTTTGCTTTGCACTTTGTACTGGAGCTTTTTCTGACCCCGTG ctGAAAGTCTACACTGCTTCAAATATTAAAGAAGAACTGGAAGTGGCAAAAAGGGAGTTTCTTCAAGCAAATGTAATTGTGAAGAAGTCAAGGAAAGTGTTTCTACCAAAGGTGCTCGAAAGATTCGCCAAGGAAGCCTCGATAAGCTCTGACGATCTTCTCAAGTGGGTCACTGAAAATGTTGATAAGAAGCTCCATGATTCAATACAGAAGTGCATTGACCATAAAACCAACAAGAAGGCATCTCAGTTCATAGAATGGTTACCTTACAATTCAAGGTTCCGCTACGTGTTTACAAGGGATTTAACAGAGAAGCCATG A
- the LOC100245142 gene encoding uncharacterized protein LOC100245142 isoform X3: MDGFNVEEDEEAAGKRGSGDPSACSHGHARHRRSKSASDKKLDVSRGGVSCSTRRDLKESHRRPHELSPSTRTHAAPSTLHEHPGHIKRNTSSTHRTSLEKDIEQLQLRLQQEKSMRTMLERAMGRASSTLSPGHRHFAAETKELIAEIELLEEEVANREQHVLTLYRSIFEQCVSRPPSEQSSSMASPAHTKNESRKHPSIISSAFCSSKKFPLRPFQVLTSMNDKGKKTSMLQSKSKHASLLSSKGSIHFEKTCSDTDKVHEKLPTMDRSMLRTLKDHLYQCPSKLSEEMVRCMAAVYCWLRGAASVNPEKNRSPLLSRSSTNVILPRRGIEEDREWSCKSVVEISWISTDKSQFSRASYAINNYRVLVEQLEKVNVSQMESNAQTAFWVNVYNSLVMHAYLAYGIPHSSIRRLALFHKAAYNIGGYIVSANAIEQSIFCFRTPRIGRWLETILSTAMRKKSGEERQLISSKFGLPSSQPLVCFALCTGAFSDPVLKVYTASNIKEELEVAKREFLQANVIVKKSRKVFLPKVLERFAKEASISSDDLLKWVTENVDKKLHDSIQKCIDHKTNKKASQFIEWLPYNSRFRYVFTRDLTEKPWWV; the protein is encoded by the exons ATGGATGGTTTCAATGTAGAGGAGGATGAAGAAGCAGCTGGGAAGAGAGGAAGTGGAGATCCCTCGGCATGTTCCCATGGCCATGCTCGACACAGGCGTTCTAAAAG TGCATCTGACAAAAAATTGGATGTTTCAAGAGGTGGAGTTTCTTGTTCCACACGGAGAGACTTGAAGGAATCGCATAGAAGGCCTCAT GAATTGTCACCTTCAACAAGGACTCACGCGGCGCCAAGTACTCTTCATGAACACCCTGGTCATATTAAGAGGAATACTTCATCAACCCATCGAACCTCCTTGGAGAAAGAC ATTGAGCAGCTGCAATTGCGTTTGCAGCAAGAGAAATCCATGCGCACTATGCTTGAGAGGGCGATGGGTCGAGCTTCTAGTACATTGTCACCTGGGCATAGGCATTTTGCTGCTGAG ACGAAGGAGTTGATTGCTGAGATTGAATTACTTGAAGAAGAGGTTGCAAATCGTGAACAACATGTTCTCACTCTCTATAGGAGCATTTTTGAACAATGCGTTAGTCGACCGCCTTCTGAGCAAAGCTCAAGCATGGCTTCTCCTGCCCATACAAAAAATGAATCAAGGAAACACCCAAGTATAATTTCAAGTGCATTTTGCTCCTCAAAGAAGTTCCCTTTGCGACCTTTCCAAGTTCTGACTTCTATGAAtgacaagggaaaaaaaacctcAATGTTGCAGTCCAAGAGTAAACATGCTTCATTGTTAAGTAGCAAAGGCAGCATTCATTTTGAGAAGACTTGTTCAGACACTGATAAG GTGCATGAAAAGTTACCAACCATGGACAGAAGTATGCTGCGGACTCTGAAAGATCATCTCTACCAGTGCCCAAGCAAATTGTCCGAGGAAATGGTCAGGTGTATGGCTGCAGTATATTGCTGGCTTCGTGGTGCGGCATCTGTGAATCCAGAGAAAAATCGATCACCGTTATTGTCAAGGTCATCCACTAATGTTATACTCCCTCGTCGTGGTATTGAAGAAGACCGGGAATGGTCTTGTAAATCTGTGGTAGAAATATCTTGGATATCAACAGACAAAAGTCAATTCTCTCGTGCATCGTACGCCATCAACAACTATAG AGTTCTCGTGGAACAACTGGAAAAGGTGAATGTCAGCCAGATGGAAAGCAATGCCCAAACTGCATTTTGGGTTAATGTGTACAATTCTCTAGTTATGCAT GCATATCTAGCATATGGAATTCCCCACAGTTCGATTAGAAGGTTGGCCTTGTTTCACAAG GCTGCTTACAACATTGGAGGGTACATCGTAAGTGCAAATGCCATAGAGCAGTCAATATTTTGCTTCCGTACACCCCGAATTGGCCGG TGGCTTGAGACCATCCTTTCAACGGCCATGAGGAAAAAATCTGGTGAAGAAAGGCAACTCATCAGCTCAAAATTTGGTCTTCCGAGTTCTCAACCCCTTGTTTGCTTTGCACTTTGTACTGGAGCTTTTTCTGACCCCGTG ctGAAAGTCTACACTGCTTCAAATATTAAAGAAGAACTGGAAGTGGCAAAAAGGGAGTTTCTTCAAGCAAATGTAATTGTGAAGAAGTCAAGGAAAGTGTTTCTACCAAAGGTGCTCGAAAGATTCGCCAAGGAAGCCTCGATAAGCTCTGACGATCTTCTCAAGTGGGTCACTGAAAATGTTGATAAGAAGCTCCATGATTCAATACAGAAGTGCATTGACCATAAAACCAACAAGAAGGCATCTCAGTTCATAGAATGGTTACCTTACAATTCAAGGTTCCGCTACGTGTTTACAAGGGATTTAACAGAGAAGCCATGGTGggtataa
- the LOC100245142 gene encoding uncharacterized protein LOC100245142 isoform X5, translating into MDGFNVEEDEEAAGKRGSGDPSACSHGHARHRRSKSFFFSASDKKLDVSRGGVSCSTRRDLKESHRRPHELSPSTRTHAAPSTLHEHPGHIKRNTSSTHRTSLEKDIEQLQLRLQQEKSMRTMLERAMGRASSTLSPGHRHFAAETKELIAEIELLEEEVANREQHVLTLYRSIFEQCVSRPPSEQSSSMASPAHTKNESRKHPSIISSAFCSSKKFPLRPFQVLTSMNDKGKKTSMLQSKSKHASLLSSKGSIHFEKTCSDTDKVHEKLPTMDRSMLRTLKDHLYQCPSKLSEEMVRCMAAVYCWLRGAASVNPEKNRSPLLSRSSTNVILPRRGIEEDREWSCKSVVEISWISTDKSQFSRASYAINNYRVLVEQLEKAYLAYGIPHSSIRRLALFHKAAYNIGGYIVSANAIEQSIFCFRTPRIGRWLETILSTAMRKKSGEERQLISSKFGLPSSQPLVCFALCTGAFSDPVLKVYTASNIKEELEVAKREFLQANVIVKKSRKVFLPKVLERFAKEASISSDDLLKWVTENVDKKLHDSIQKCIDHKTNKKASQFIEWLPYNSRFRYVFTRDLTEKPWWV; encoded by the exons ATGGATGGTTTCAATGTAGAGGAGGATGAAGAAGCAGCTGGGAAGAGAGGAAGTGGAGATCCCTCGGCATGTTCCCATGGCCATGCTCGACACAGGCGTTCTAAAAG TTTTTTTTTCAGTGCATCTGACAAAAAATTGGATGTTTCAAGAGGTGGAGTTTCTTGTTCCACACGGAGAGACTTGAAGGAATCGCATAGAAGGCCTCAT GAATTGTCACCTTCAACAAGGACTCACGCGGCGCCAAGTACTCTTCATGAACACCCTGGTCATATTAAGAGGAATACTTCATCAACCCATCGAACCTCCTTGGAGAAAGAC ATTGAGCAGCTGCAATTGCGTTTGCAGCAAGAGAAATCCATGCGCACTATGCTTGAGAGGGCGATGGGTCGAGCTTCTAGTACATTGTCACCTGGGCATAGGCATTTTGCTGCTGAG ACGAAGGAGTTGATTGCTGAGATTGAATTACTTGAAGAAGAGGTTGCAAATCGTGAACAACATGTTCTCACTCTCTATAGGAGCATTTTTGAACAATGCGTTAGTCGACCGCCTTCTGAGCAAAGCTCAAGCATGGCTTCTCCTGCCCATACAAAAAATGAATCAAGGAAACACCCAAGTATAATTTCAAGTGCATTTTGCTCCTCAAAGAAGTTCCCTTTGCGACCTTTCCAAGTTCTGACTTCTATGAAtgacaagggaaaaaaaacctcAATGTTGCAGTCCAAGAGTAAACATGCTTCATTGTTAAGTAGCAAAGGCAGCATTCATTTTGAGAAGACTTGTTCAGACACTGATAAG GTGCATGAAAAGTTACCAACCATGGACAGAAGTATGCTGCGGACTCTGAAAGATCATCTCTACCAGTGCCCAAGCAAATTGTCCGAGGAAATGGTCAGGTGTATGGCTGCAGTATATTGCTGGCTTCGTGGTGCGGCATCTGTGAATCCAGAGAAAAATCGATCACCGTTATTGTCAAGGTCATCCACTAATGTTATACTCCCTCGTCGTGGTATTGAAGAAGACCGGGAATGGTCTTGTAAATCTGTGGTAGAAATATCTTGGATATCAACAGACAAAAGTCAATTCTCTCGTGCATCGTACGCCATCAACAACTATAG AGTTCTCGTGGAACAACTGGAAAAG GCATATCTAGCATATGGAATTCCCCACAGTTCGATTAGAAGGTTGGCCTTGTTTCACAAG GCTGCTTACAACATTGGAGGGTACATCGTAAGTGCAAATGCCATAGAGCAGTCAATATTTTGCTTCCGTACACCCCGAATTGGCCGG TGGCTTGAGACCATCCTTTCAACGGCCATGAGGAAAAAATCTGGTGAAGAAAGGCAACTCATCAGCTCAAAATTTGGTCTTCCGAGTTCTCAACCCCTTGTTTGCTTTGCACTTTGTACTGGAGCTTTTTCTGACCCCGTG ctGAAAGTCTACACTGCTTCAAATATTAAAGAAGAACTGGAAGTGGCAAAAAGGGAGTTTCTTCAAGCAAATGTAATTGTGAAGAAGTCAAGGAAAGTGTTTCTACCAAAGGTGCTCGAAAGATTCGCCAAGGAAGCCTCGATAAGCTCTGACGATCTTCTCAAGTGGGTCACTGAAAATGTTGATAAGAAGCTCCATGATTCAATACAGAAGTGCATTGACCATAAAACCAACAAGAAGGCATCTCAGTTCATAGAATGGTTACCTTACAATTCAAGGTTCCGCTACGTGTTTACAAGGGATTTAACAGAGAAGCCATGGTGggtataa